CCAAGCGGCGCAGCACGATGCCAAGACCGACGAGCAAAAACAGAGTGACGAACTGCCACAGGTCGGCGAAAAACGAAAAGAACACCATCACGATGAAAACCGTACGGGCACTCTTGACCACCCAAGTCAGATTTGCCAGCGGAGAATCAGGAGCACTGACGTAGGGCTCCGCGTAGCGGAAGTTACGCCATGTCCGCCATAGTATAACCAAATAGCCCAACAAGCAGACGGATCCCCCCTCCACCGCGGCGAGAACGTACGAGCTGTGCGGCGCGGCAGTACTACGCCCGGGATCGTGCAGAAACCGATCCAGTCCCCAGTTGCCGATGCCGATGCCGACAATGGGGTGTTCCTTGAACATTTTGAAGGCCACCTGCCATCCGTACGCGCGGCGCTCAAAAGACCCTGAACCCTCGCCGGTCTCACCAGACTGAGTGAATGGCAGGTTGGTAATGCGGTCGAAGGTTCTTTGCGGCACGAACTCTACGACGAGAATCAGCATCAGGATACCAGCCAAGGTGAGCCCGGCCATTTGCTGCAGACTGAGCCTTTCATCGATCATAATCGCTGCGCCGCACACCCCGAGGCCCAACAGTCCGCTGCGCGACCCTGTCATGAACACCGCCAAGGCCAGCACGGCGATCAACGGGAGAATGACCAAAGCCGCCGCCCGAATCCGCAACGACCGCATCAGATACCAGAGACCGGCAATCGGCATGATGGAAAACATCGCCAAACGATTCGGATTGACGGCGGCGGCAATGACTGAGGTCGCCGCCCGATAACCGTGTAGTGCCGTGCCGTGCATGACGCTCTGCACTCCGGACAAGGCCGCACCTATCATGAATACCATGGCGACCGAGTAAATCATTATTACATGCTTTGGAGTGCGGATATAATTGATGAAGAATATAGTAAACACACTCCGCGTAAGGAGTGTTCGCGAGGTTTCCGCCTGCGCCTCTACAACTCCAAGCAGCGTCAGCAATCGCGGGTCCGGTCCGTTGAGCCGACCAGCGATGTAAAAGACCAGGAAGATGAACGGGAGCAATCTGATCTCGGTAAGGCGCAGGAACCACCAGTCTTGTTCGCTGTAAACCTTGTAGCTGAGCAAGACCAGGAAGATGCCACCCAGCGCGTTGTTAATCGTCAGCGCCCCCGTTCCTTGCAACGCCTGCGGGTAGGTCACCAAGAACGTCGACAGGAACATGGCGATCCCGTATTCCGGGAACGACACCACGAGAGCGACAGCCAATACCCCGAAGACGGGCAGCAGAGCGAGCGGTCCAACGGCGATCATACCGATCGCCACGAGCGTACCGAGAGCCGTCAGTGACAGCGCAGGGACAAGTCCCTGCACCGACGACCGCTGCTCCGAACCTACCACCTGCACCAACGTGCTGCCTCCATATCAAAGGATGCTTTCCAGAAATGCCGGGATGTAGGATCGGCGCCGATTGAGCACGACGCCAAGGACACGCGCGCCCACCTTATCGAGTTGCCGCTTGGCGGCTTCCGCTTCGGAAACCGGCGTCTGGTCCGCCTCAATCACCAGGATCACGCCGTCCACTTTCGTGGCAAGCATGCTCGCATCTGCGTAGTCATTGACCGGCGTAGCGTCGATCAGGATGAAATCAAACTGAGACTGGAGACAGCCCAACAGGACATCGACCGTTTCCACATTGGTTCCCTGTTCGGGCACGGACCCAGCCGGGATCACGGAGAAATTGAGTTCCTCCAGCCGTGTGACCACGGCCTCGGGCGCCGCTCGGCCGGCGGCGAAATCGGCGACACCGACGTTGCTGGTCAGCGGTAATAGCGTGCTGAACGACGGCCTTCGGTAGTTGCCTTCCACCAGCAGGACGCGCGACTCGCGCTCCTTCGCCAGCGCCGTCACCAGGCCAAGGGAAACTGTAGTAGCCCCCTCACCGTGCCGCGAGGAAGTTATCAAGATGGTATGCAAGCCCGCGGGGACAGCGACCGACAGCAAGCTGGCACGGAGCTTCTGGTACTCTTCCTCCCTGGGATCTTCCGAGGGCACGCACCCGGCCTCCGCCAGCGCTCGGACGGGGTTCCAAACCCTGGTGTGTTCTCGCTCTTCTGCCGCCTTTTTGACGGCCTCGTATATCTTGCTCAATGTCGAACCTACCGATGCCGTTTCTACGCTTTACGAGACTCGCCGATACTTGCCAGCAAGGGGAGGCCCAGGTAGCGGCCAACATCGCCCTCAGAATGCAAGGACTTGTTCACATATTCACGACCGAAGGCTCCGACAATTCCGACCACCAAGCCGGCGATGAGGGACAGGGCGAGCGAGACCCCCCGCATATCGGTGCGCGGCAACGGCAACGCCGGTCGCTGGACGACGTCGAT
This window of the Candidatus Binatia bacterium genome carries:
- a CDS encoding O-antigen ligase family protein, whose protein sequence is MQVVGSEQRSSVQGLVPALSLTALGTLVAIGMIAVGPLALLPVFGVLAVALVVSFPEYGIAMFLSTFLVTYPQALQGTGALTINNALGGIFLVLLSYKVYSEQDWWFLRLTEIRLLPFIFLVFYIAGRLNGPDPRLLTLLGVVEAQAETSRTLLTRSVFTIFFINYIRTPKHVIMIYSVAMVFMIGAALSGVQSVMHGTALHGYRAATSVIAAAVNPNRLAMFSIMPIAGLWYLMRSLRIRAAALVILPLIAVLALAVFMTGSRSGLLGLGVCGAAIMIDERLSLQQMAGLTLAGILMLILVVEFVPQRTFDRITNLPFTQSGETGEGSGSFERRAYGWQVAFKMFKEHPIVGIGIGNWGLDRFLHDPGRSTAAPHSSYVLAAVEGGSVCLLGYLVILWRTWRNFRYAEPYVSAPDSPLANLTWVVKSARTVFIVMVFFSFFADLWQFVTLFLLVGLGIVLRRLVDQTATEEAAAW
- a CDS encoding CpsD/CapB family tyrosine-protein kinase, with protein sequence MSKIYEAVKKAAEEREHTRVWNPVRALAEAGCVPSEDPREEEYQKLRASLLSVAVPAGLHTILITSSRHGEGATTVSLGLVTALAKERESRVLLVEGNYRRPSFSTLLPLTSNVGVADFAAGRAAPEAVVTRLEELNFSVIPAGSVPEQGTNVETVDVLLGCLQSQFDFILIDATPVNDYADASMLATKVDGVILVIEADQTPVSEAEAAKRQLDKVGARVLGVVLNRRRSYIPAFLESIL